The following proteins are encoded in a genomic region of Fimbriimonadaceae bacterium:
- a CDS encoding GNAT family N-acetyltransferase gives MVVLRPFTVEDIGSVVAVQNLDPVTYRLDEAELRDDLQTLPPHLVPHIVVADDAGEVVGWSGLQADAGSYHPRHVVVELFVRPDRRRQGTGGLLFDRVLADAARSQFESLRVQVRESRAGAVAFARARGFETTKKDFVSALDVTRFDPVQFTQRVPVTVVPFDQVDTPDLRRAWHATFSEVRMDVPRAQPPSPIDFPFFDRQVAGHADLVREATCFAIDHGGLVGFTGCFRTETAGEAHQWLTGVKRSHRRHGIALALKVASITALQRLGFSRVLTDNDTLNEPMLTVNGRLGFVRGPTVLSMVKRLRTHRPVTPA, from the coding sequence ATGGTCGTCTTGCGTCCGTTCACGGTCGAAGACATCGGCTCCGTCGTGGCGGTCCAGAACTTGGACCCGGTCACCTACCGGCTTGACGAGGCGGAACTCCGTGACGACCTCCAGACGCTCCCTCCCCACCTGGTCCCCCACATCGTGGTCGCGGACGACGCCGGTGAGGTCGTCGGTTGGTCGGGCCTCCAGGCCGACGCCGGTAGCTACCACCCCAGGCACGTCGTCGTGGAACTCTTTGTCCGCCCCGACCGACGCCGCCAAGGGACCGGGGGCCTGCTGTTCGACCGTGTACTCGCCGACGCGGCCCGGTCCCAGTTCGAAAGCCTGAGAGTCCAAGTCAGGGAAAGCAGGGCCGGTGCGGTGGCCTTTGCCCGGGCAAGGGGCTTTGAGACAACCAAGAAGGACTTTGTGTCGGCTCTCGACGTGACTAGGTTCGACCCTGTGCAGTTCACCCAAAGGGTCCCCGTGACCGTCGTCCCCTTCGACCAAGTCGACACACCGGACCTCCGGCGGGCGTGGCACGCGACGTTTTCCGAGGTCAGGATGGACGTCCCCCGGGCCCAGCCCCCGTCGCCGATCGACTTTCCCTTCTTCGACCGACAGGTGGCCGGTCACGCTGACCTCGTCCGCGAGGCGACGTGCTTCGCCATAGACCATGGTGGACTGGTCGGGTTCACCGGGTGCTTCCGCACCGAGACGGCGGGAGAGGCGCACCAGTGGCTCACCGGCGTCAAGAGGAGCCACCGTCGCCACGGGATCGCCCTGGCCCTCAAGGTGGCGAGCATCACCGCCCTCCAGAGACTCGGCTTTTCTCGCGTCCTAACCGACAACGACACCCTGAACGAGCCGATGTTGACGGTCAACGGACGGCTTGGCTTCGTCCGTGGCCCGACCGTCCTCAGCATGGTGAAGCGGCTCAGAACCCATCGGCCGGTCACACCCGCCTAG
- a CDS encoding gamma-glutamyltransferase family protein, with amino-acid sequence MLARGGNAADAAVATAIALTVVEPTSNGIGSDAFAVLWDGKAVHGLNASGRSPAGWTADRFAGRETMPVRGWDAVTVPGAVSAWVEVSKRFGKLPFEQLFEPAVGYARDGFAVSPVIGASWARGAEVLSGEPGFAEAFMPGGAAPAVGSVFCLPAMAETLEQIAVTGGAAFYEGSLAEKIVAFSDRCGGVMSRDDLASHRADWVGTVTGRFCGHDIHEIPPNGQGVSALVALGILDTFADLKDLDPDSPEGTHLQVEAMKLAFADLHHHVADRDHMTVATEDLLDKAYLRDRARLVDRSRAGRFEHGTPGPGGTVLLAAADASGMMVSFIQSNYMGFGSGVVVPGTGISLQNRGHGFRAVPGHPNSVGPRKRPFHTIIPAFATRGGEPVMAFGMMGGPMQAQGHVQLALRILAHGQAPQSASDAPRWQVMDDGTLAVEEAMAPTTVAGLRGLGHDVVVHPGNANQAFGGAQVVLRRDGFYEAGSDHRKDGGAAGF; translated from the coding sequence ATGCTGGCGCGGGGCGGGAACGCGGCCGACGCAGCGGTGGCGACGGCCATCGCCCTCACCGTGGTCGAACCGACGTCCAACGGCATCGGCAGCGACGCCTTCGCGGTCCTGTGGGACGGCAAGGCGGTGCACGGCCTGAACGCCTCGGGACGGTCACCCGCCGGTTGGACGGCGGACCGGTTCGCCGGTCGCGAGACCATGCCGGTGCGGGGTTGGGACGCCGTCACCGTCCCGGGCGCGGTCTCCGCTTGGGTCGAGGTCTCCAAGCGGTTCGGCAAGCTACCTTTCGAGCAGCTCTTCGAGCCGGCGGTGGGCTACGCCCGGGACGGCTTTGCCGTCTCGCCGGTCATCGGGGCCAGTTGGGCCCGCGGGGCCGAGGTCTTGTCAGGCGAACCAGGCTTTGCCGAAGCGTTCATGCCCGGCGGGGCCGCACCGGCGGTCGGCTCGGTCTTCTGCCTTCCTGCCATGGCCGAGACTCTGGAACAGATCGCGGTGACGGGCGGGGCGGCCTTCTATGAAGGCAGCCTCGCTGAGAAGATCGTCGCGTTCTCCGACCGGTGCGGCGGCGTCATGTCGCGTGACGACCTGGCTTCGCACCGGGCGGACTGGGTCGGGACGGTCACGGGCCGTTTCTGCGGGCACGACATCCACGAGATCCCTCCGAACGGGCAGGGTGTGTCCGCCCTGGTCGCCCTTGGCATACTGGACACCTTCGCCGACCTAAAGGACCTCGACCCCGACAGCCCCGAGGGCACGCACCTCCAGGTCGAGGCGATGAAGCTGGCCTTCGCCGACCTGCACCACCACGTCGCTGACCGCGACCACATGACCGTGGCGACAGAGGACCTCCTGGACAAGGCGTATCTCCGTGACCGGGCCAGACTCGTGGACCGTTCTCGGGCGGGGAGGTTCGAGCACGGCACCCCCGGCCCCGGGGGCACCGTGCTTCTCGCCGCCGCGGACGCCTCGGGCATGATGGTGAGCTTCATCCAGTCGAACTACATGGGCTTCGGCTCCGGGGTCGTCGTGCCGGGGACAGGCATCAGTCTCCAGAACCGGGGCCATGGGTTCCGGGCGGTGCCGGGCCACCCGAACTCGGTGGGGCCCCGCAAGCGTCCGTTCCACACCATCATCCCCGCGTTCGCCACCCGTGGCGGGGAGCCCGTGATGGCCTTCGGCATGATGGGCGGGCCGATGCAGGCGCAAGGGCATGTCCAATTGGCCCTCCGCATCTTGGCCCACGGACAGGCACCGCAGTCGGCGAGCGACGCCCCTCGGTGGCAGGTCATGGACGACGGCACTTTGGCGGTTGAGGAAGCGATGGCTCCGACGACCGTCGCGGGACTGCGCGGGTTGGGCCATGACGTGGTCGTGCATCCCGGAAACGCCAACCAGGCGTTCGGTGGGGCCCAGGTCGTCTTGCGGCGGGACGGTTTCTACGAGGCGGGGTCCGACCATCGGAAGGACGGTGGGGCGGCCGGCTTCTAA
- a CDS encoding DUF1080 domain-containing protein, whose product MLTFVAALALSDAIFDGKTLKGWEVVGGGKWTVEKGVLRGTCAAADEQGVLVYEKPVKDFKAHLEFKISGGNSGFYFRTERIEGQPLVKGMQAEIDAIEDVGGIWETAGRGWVSKPDATLHAKTKFKPGEWTRMDVSAVGDHYTVKLNGVTTVDIRDPQGRKEGRVALQLHGGMDMTVEFRDMHLTSL is encoded by the coding sequence GTGCTCACATTCGTCGCCGCCCTCGCCCTCTCCGACGCCATCTTCGACGGCAAGACCCTCAAAGGCTGGGAAGTCGTGGGCGGCGGAAAGTGGACGGTTGAAAAGGGTGTCCTGCGCGGCACCTGTGCCGCGGCCGACGAACAGGGCGTGCTCGTCTACGAGAAGCCGGTCAAGGACTTCAAAGCCCACCTGGAGTTCAAGATCTCGGGGGGCAACAGTGGGTTCTACTTCCGGACCGAGCGTATCGAAGGGCAACCGCTGGTCAAGGGCATGCAGGCCGAGATCGACGCCATCGAAGACGTCGGCGGCATCTGGGAGACCGCGGGGCGGGGCTGGGTGAGCAAGCCCGACGCCACCCTCCACGCCAAGACCAAGTTCAAGCCTGGCGAATGGACGCGGATGGACGTCAGCGCCGTGGGCGACCACTACACGGTCAAGCTGAACGGCGTGACGACGGTCGACATCCGCGACCCTCAGGGGCGGAAAGAGGGCCGGGTCGCCCTACAACTGCACGGCGGAATGGATATGACCGTCGAGTTCCGCGACATGCACCTGACCTCCCTGTAG
- a CDS encoding SUMF1/EgtB/PvdO family nonheme iron enzyme, with protein MWPQWRQDLHRWRDEARRAQGYDGKPYDDPAYEWVQRAFCVAKVMLFDREWVDPARSEFKVEAWLDRMDRDFGGIDALVLWQAYPRIGVDQRNQFDHYRGVPGLAQVVDRIHRRGIKTVLAYNPWDTGTRREGKPDEAVLVDMVEEFGFDGVFLDTLRDGGRTLRPALDRAKPGVVLESELDLPVTAIKDHHASWAQWFGDSEAPGVMRNKWFEPRHMMHTVRRWDRDHTGETQMAWMNGTGQLVWENVFGTWNGWSERDKSVLRSVREIQKRYWKHLSRGKWTPLVETHGEGFYASRWELDGISLWTAVNRSDKPVDGIVEHVASDGARRLFDLVRGEEVDHGHLALAPRWVGCLASVPSRLVDEDFRRFLASQAERHARATFVPRRVERLPSRVPAPESRPVPQAPPGFVLVAGGGRDLESVVRVRECGDYEPGRFADVAYPGLHSDKPVVRHVRLRRFALAEREVTNREYDAFCAATGRPNPAPGADPSGAIVGVSLADARAYAAWKGWRLPTEDEWQVGVLEHRLPHGQVWNWTESEHEDGRTTFSFLKGGCAWRAVGSDWYVETGPMAPQRSVKLIHFWPEMDRSATIGFRCAVDVD; from the coding sequence ATGTGGCCGCAGTGGCGGCAAGACCTGCACCGCTGGCGCGACGAAGCCCGTCGAGCCCAAGGCTATGACGGGAAGCCCTATGACGACCCCGCCTACGAATGGGTGCAACGGGCGTTCTGCGTCGCGAAGGTGATGCTCTTCGACCGGGAGTGGGTCGATCCGGCCCGAAGCGAGTTCAAGGTAGAAGCATGGCTCGACCGGATGGACCGGGACTTTGGCGGCATCGACGCCCTGGTCTTGTGGCAGGCCTACCCGCGCATTGGGGTGGACCAGCGCAACCAGTTCGACCACTACCGCGGCGTGCCGGGTCTGGCCCAGGTGGTCGACCGGATCCACCGACGCGGGATCAAGACGGTCCTGGCCTACAACCCGTGGGACACGGGCACCAGACGCGAAGGTAAGCCCGACGAGGCCGTGCTTGTCGACATGGTCGAAGAGTTCGGGTTCGACGGGGTGTTCCTCGACACGCTCCGCGACGGAGGCCGGACCCTGAGACCGGCGCTGGACCGGGCCAAGCCGGGCGTCGTGCTGGAGAGCGAACTCGACCTGCCTGTCACCGCCATCAAAGACCACCACGCGAGCTGGGCGCAGTGGTTCGGCGACAGCGAGGCCCCCGGAGTCATGCGAAACAAGTGGTTCGAGCCGAGGCACATGATGCACACGGTCCGCCGGTGGGACCGCGACCATACGGGCGAGACCCAGATGGCTTGGATGAACGGGACCGGCCAACTGGTTTGGGAGAACGTCTTCGGCACCTGGAACGGGTGGAGCGAACGCGACAAATCTGTCCTCCGGTCCGTGCGGGAGATTCAAAAGCGCTATTGGAAGCACCTGAGCCGGGGCAAATGGACGCCGCTGGTGGAGACCCACGGCGAAGGCTTTTATGCGTCCCGCTGGGAACTGGACGGTATCAGCCTGTGGACGGCGGTCAACCGTAGTGACAAGCCGGTGGACGGCATTGTCGAGCACGTCGCCAGCGACGGGGCCCGCCGACTGTTCGACCTGGTCCGTGGTGAAGAGGTCGACCATGGACACCTCGCCTTGGCACCGCGCTGGGTCGGCTGCCTGGCGTCGGTCCCGTCGCGCCTGGTCGACGAGGATTTCCGACGGTTCTTGGCGTCACAGGCCGAACGCCACGCCCGGGCGACGTTCGTGCCCCGCCGGGTGGAGCGGTTGCCTTCGCGTGTCCCGGCCCCCGAGTCGCGGCCGGTCCCCCAAGCGCCGCCAGGGTTTGTCCTTGTCGCGGGCGGCGGTCGTGACCTCGAGTCGGTCGTCCGTGTTCGCGAATGCGGCGACTATGAGCCGGGGAGGTTTGCCGACGTCGCTTATCCTGGCCTGCACTCGGACAAGCCGGTGGTGCGGCATGTGCGGCTCCGCCGGTTCGCCCTAGCGGAGCGGGAAGTCACCAACCGCGAATACGACGCCTTTTGTGCCGCCACCGGCCGACCGAATCCGGCTCCGGGGGCCGACCCTTCCGGCGCCATTGTGGGCGTCAGCCTCGCCGACGCCCGGGCCTATGCGGCCTGGAAGGGTTGGCGGTTGCCGACCGAAGACGAATGGCAAGTCGGGGTCCTGGAGCATCGGTTGCCCCATGGCCAGGTGTGGAACTGGACGGAGAGCGAGCACGAGGACGGCCGCACCACTTTCTCGTTCCTGAAAGGCGGGTGTGCTTGGCGGGCGGTCGGTTCGGACTGGTACGTGGAGACGGGGCCGATGGCGCCGCAACGGAGCGTGAAGCTCATCCACTTCTGGCCTGAGATGGACCGGAGCGCGACAATCGGGTTCCGGTGCGCCGTCGACGTGGACTAG